One window of the Candidatus Sulfotelmatobacter sp. genome contains the following:
- a CDS encoding iron ABC transporter permease: MNARRTANLLALCVVLAVCAVVGIAVGSVALAPGDVWGALVHPHAGDVVTTIVWALRFPRVLIAVLVGGALAVSGTMLQGMLRNGLVDPYLTGGSAGAAFTIAIAIVLGAPEPLFAGFAFAAALGTTLGVAALARSGRGVSPERLILAGIAVSSLFAGLTTLVIIAWASSTASLQIISWLGGSLAGHGWHELGWAAVYAALGLALAVVAVPALNALRLGDVRARALGVDLDRTRWLVLIASSLLVAAAVSVSGIVGYVGLIVPHVVRRLCGSDTRWALPASIPAGAIVVLVADVIARTAAQHQELPIGVLLSVVGVPAFLYLGFVRRRTA, encoded by the coding sequence GTGAACGCTCGTCGCACGGCCAACCTGCTCGCGCTGTGCGTCGTGCTGGCCGTCTGCGCGGTGGTCGGCATCGCGGTCGGATCGGTCGCGCTGGCGCCGGGCGACGTGTGGGGCGCGCTCGTCCACCCGCACGCGGGCGACGTCGTCACGACGATCGTGTGGGCGCTGCGCTTTCCACGCGTGCTGATCGCGGTGCTGGTGGGCGGTGCGCTGGCCGTCAGCGGCACGATGCTGCAAGGGATGCTGCGCAACGGGCTGGTCGATCCGTACTTGACCGGCGGCAGCGCCGGCGCCGCCTTCACGATCGCGATCGCGATCGTGCTCGGCGCGCCCGAGCCGCTCTTCGCGGGGTTCGCGTTCGCCGCCGCGCTGGGGACGACGCTCGGCGTCGCGGCGTTGGCGCGCAGCGGGCGCGGCGTCTCGCCGGAACGGCTGATCTTGGCCGGCATCGCCGTCTCCTCGTTGTTCGCGGGCTTGACGACGCTGGTCATCATCGCGTGGGCCAGCTCGACGGCGTCGCTCCAGATCATCAGCTGGCTGGGCGGCTCGCTGGCCGGCCACGGCTGGCACGAGCTGGGCTGGGCCGCGGTCTACGCGGCGCTCGGTCTGGCGCTCGCGGTCGTCGCGGTGCCGGCGCTCAACGCGCTGCGCTTGGGCGACGTGCGCGCGCGTGCGCTCGGCGTCGATCTCGACCGCACGCGCTGGCTGGTGCTGATCGCATCCTCGTTGCTGGTCGCGGCAGCGGTCAGCGTCAGCGGCATCGTCGGCTACGTCGGCTTGATCGTGCCGCACGTCGTGCGCCGGCTGTGCGGCTCGGACACGCGCTGGGCGCTGCCGGCCAGCATCCCGGCCGGCGCGATCGTCGTGCTCGTCGCCGACGTCATCGCGCGCACCGCCGCACAGCACCAAGAGCTCCCGATCGGCGTGCTGCTCTCGGTCGTCGGCGTGCCGGCGTTCCTCTATCTCGGCTTCGTCCGGCGGCGGACGGCATGA
- a CDS encoding ABC transporter ATP-binding protein: MIEARGLQLGYRDRVVLRDVALTLRPGELVAIVGPNGSGKSTLLRALAGALAPQAGSVAVDGRPVGSLGPAARARSVALVAAEEHADDDVAVREAVALGRLAHRPWWRWSGDERDEAIVEQALARVDLVAFAERAIATLSSGERQRVWIATALAQGAPTLLLDEPTSHLDLAGAYATLDVLHGLAADGAAIAVVLHDLNLAGAAVDRVVLIGEGTVLADGPVADVFRDELLSRAYGAEITVLRTGDGTLVAAPARRARAGT; encoded by the coding sequence ATGATCGAGGCGCGCGGGCTGCAGCTGGGCTACCGCGATCGCGTCGTGCTGCGCGACGTCGCGCTGACGTTGCGGCCGGGGGAGCTGGTCGCGATCGTCGGGCCGAACGGGTCGGGCAAGTCGACGCTGCTGCGCGCGCTGGCCGGCGCGCTGGCGCCGCAAGCGGGCTCGGTCGCGGTCGACGGCCGGCCGGTCGGGTCGCTGGGTCCGGCGGCGCGCGCGCGCAGCGTCGCCCTGGTGGCGGCGGAAGAGCACGCCGACGACGACGTCGCCGTGCGCGAGGCCGTCGCGCTGGGGCGCTTGGCGCACCGGCCGTGGTGGCGCTGGAGCGGCGACGAGCGCGACGAGGCGATCGTCGAGCAGGCCCTCGCGCGCGTCGACCTGGTCGCGTTCGCGGAGCGTGCGATCGCGACGCTCTCGAGCGGCGAGCGGCAGCGCGTGTGGATCGCGACCGCGCTCGCGCAAGGTGCGCCCACGCTGCTGCTCGACGAGCCGACCAGTCACCTCGATCTGGCCGGCGCCTACGCGACGCTCGACGTGCTGCACGGGCTCGCCGCCGACGGCGCCGCGATCGCGGTCGTGCTGCACGACCTCAACTTGGCCGGTGCGGCCGTCGACCGCGTCGTGCTGATCGGCGAAGGCACCGTGCTCGCCGACGGTCCGGTCGCCGACGTGTTTCGCGACGAACTGCTCTCGCGCGCGTACGGCGCCGAGATCACCGTGCTGCGCACCGGCGACGGCACGCTGGTGGCGGCCCCGGCGCGGCGCGCGCGAGCGGGCACGTGA